Within the Thermodesulfobacteriota bacterium genome, the region CTGATATCGCTGATCACCACATGGGCGCCCCGCCGGGCCAGTTCCTCGGCCAGGCTCCGGCCGATGCCGGAACCCGCGCCGGTGACGATGGCTGTTTTTCCGTTGAAGATGTTCATGGATTCTCCTTTTTTTCAGGGCACGGCACGCTGTTCCCCTTCAGGTTTATGTCAATTATCCCCAAAACTGGATTATGCAATACGGGCGACCGCCGGTCGCCCGTAGGGATTGGTGCGTCGTGACCGGCAATTTACCGGAACCGCATGTTGAATGTCCGGCCGAACACGAACGGTCCGGCCAGGCCCACCGGCAGCATGTAGGGCGATCCGCCGGGGATATCAATGGTCACGATACGGCCGTTCCGGGGCTCGCCGTCCACCAGCCGGGCCAGGGGATCGTACGCGGAGTCGTTGACGGTCAGTTTGATGTCCGCCCGGAATGATTCGTGGATGACCTCTTTGGGCCGGAACATCCAGACCGCGCTGAATGACATGAACTGCCCCAGGCCGCCGTAATTAAAGGTCTTGTTGTTGAAGACCGGCGGCGGGACGGGTTCCCGGGAACCGCGGGACGCCGTCATGGACATGACCGTGATGTCCCGGCGCGTAATAGAGGCGTTGACCGTTTCCCGGTTGTCCTCAAAAACAAACGTTCCGGTTTTCTTGGGGAACCCCAGCAGCTCCCGGCCCAGGATCAGGGCGGGATCGTCATCCACGATGATCCAGCAGCAGTGGCGGCCCTGGCCCAGCAGGGTGCGCACATGGATCATCATGATGGCCTCCTTGTACGGAAAGAGCGGATAGGCCACCGTGGGGTAGTTGATTAAGAAAAGCGTGGCCATGGGCGGATCCGTGGGCCACAGCCCCAGGGGCAGGATTTTTTTCACCTCACGGATGTTCACGGGCACATCCGCCAGCACTATCTGCGCGTTGTCCCAGGCGTTCACGCGTCTTTTGCGGTTGTCCAGCAGGCGTTTCCAGAGGTTATCGCTTCCGCCTGTTTGTCCGGTGGTATGGCTACTCATGGTTTCCTCCTGTTATTTCGGTTTTCGCCAATGGCGTCGGCCGCCAGCATGGCGTGCAGGACCTTTTCCGAGGTGATGTCGCCGGCCTCGTGGTGGATGCTGGAGCCCGGTTCGCAGGTTTTCTCCGCGGCCGTCATCAGCCTGCCCCGGTCCGGGGTCTTCAATCCGATGCCGGCCAGGGTGGTGGGCAGGCCGACCGCCTCGCAGAAGGCGTAAACAGCGGCTGTTTCCGCCGGCGGGGCATCGGTGAGCTGCAGGCCGGCCAGAACGCCGAAGGCCACCTTCTCGCCGTGATAATACGCATGGGTCTCTTCCAGGGCGGTGAGGCCGTTGTGAACGGCATGGGCGGCGGCCAGTCCGCCGCTTTCAAAGCCGACGCCGCTCAAGAGGATGTTGGTCTCGACGATGTGCTCCAGGGCGGGCGTGACGATGTGCCCTTCGGCCGCGATTTTGGCGTCCGGACCGTGGCTGAGCAGGGTGTCATAACAGAGCCGGGCGAGGTTGAGCCCCGTCAGGGTGCAGAGGCCGCCGCACTCGTTGGCCGATTGGGTGGCGTGGCAGGACCGGGCTTCAAACCAGGTCGCCAGAGCGTCGCCCATGCCGGCCACCAGAAAGCGGGCGGGCGCCCGGGCGATCACGGCCGTGTCCACCAGCACGGCGGCGGGGTTTGATTTCTGATAATAGACCGACGCGAAAACGCCCTGCGCCGAATAAAGCACGGCGCAGCCGCTGCACGGGGCATCGGTGGAGGCGATGGTGGGCACGATGAGGACGGGGATGCCGGCCCGGTCGGCGGCGATCTTGGCGGTGTCGATGGTCTTGCCGCCTCCCATGCCCACCAGGACATCCACGCCTTTTTCCCGGATAACGGCGGCTACCCGGGACAATTCCGCCTCACAGCACTCGCCGCTGAAGCGCTCCACCGGCAGGCCAGGGGTCTGAAGATCCAGGCCGCTTTCGGCCAGAACGGTCTTCCGGGCCGTGGGCGAGGCCAGGATCAGGCCCTGCCGGCCGAACAGCCGGATCAGGGCAGGCAGTTCCGACAAAGCGCCGGCGCCCTGGATATATTTTCCGGGAAACATCACTTTTTTCAGCATGGGGGTATCCTTATAAACTATTTAATCAGACCGTCTCCAGAAACGCGTCCACGGTTTTATAATATTCGTCAAATATAAAATACAGGGTTTCCGGCTTCTCCGGGGTTCCGATCAGGACGATTTTCTTGCCCAGGCCAAAGGCGATGCCGGCTTCCATGTGAGCGGACGTGCCGGCCGGCAGCAGCATGACAATGGTGCCGGCGTTTTTAAGGCCATCCAGGTCCCGCCGGAAGTGGGCCAGGTGAACCGGATCGTTTAAAAAATCCGGGTGGGATTCGAGCACGGCCATCTGCGCGTCAAAGGGAGCGTCCGGATTGGCCGGATCGGCGGGCTTGGCGGTAAAGTCATAGCAGGTTTTGCCTTTTTCCCGGATGGCGGCAATCAGCCGCCTGACGTTGGCGCCGTTGCGGAACCGGCCGATGACCATATAATCCGTCCTGTCATGCTGTGCCATACCTGTTTTCCTGTTGTTTTTATCGAATGTCCAGCGGCAAGATCGGGCCGTCGTTGCTGCTGACCCCGAGCCGGATGGGCCGGGGCGGGCCTTTCTCCGGAATGGTTGTCTCCACCCACAGCTTTTCGCCGGCCTGGCGGCGGGACGGGTCGGGGATGTGCTCGGGAATGAAAAAGGCCACGGGCTCATCGAGCACCGCTACGTTTTCGCTGCCGGCCATCGTCTGCCGGACATAGCGGTTGTTACCGCTTCTCCGGCGCTCCTCCGCTTTGACTTCAGCCGACAGCCGGCCGTTTTCCACCTTCAGTTCCACCGGATAGCGGTTATAGTTTTTGTCCGGGGTTTCCGGCGCTGGGATGCCCCTGGCCGCCACAATGAGCTGCAGCCGGACGTAGCGGCCGCGAATGGGCAGATTGGGGTCATAAGGCACGGTCTGAACCCAGACGCGCGGCAGGGTGGTTCTGTCGTACAGGAGCTTGGCGCCGAGGGTCCCCACCAGGCCGACCTGGACCACCGCGATGATGATGCCTTTGATCAATGGTCTCATTTCCGCCCCCCTTCGATTCTGACCAGCAGCCGCCGGCGCGTCTTTTCCAGCAGCCAGCCGCCTGCCAGGAACAGAACGCCCAGGCCGATCAGGCTGGCCGAGCGCCCGAGTTTATCCATGAGGCTTGAAAAGTAAAAGGACAGGACGGTCAGGGCAAACCCGGCGATCCCCAG harbors:
- a CDS encoding acetoacetate decarboxylase family protein — encoded protein: MSSHTTGQTGGSDNLWKRLLDNRKRRVNAWDNAQIVLADVPVNIREVKKILPLGLWPTDPPMATLFLINYPTVAYPLFPYKEAIMMIHVRTLLGQGRHCCWIIVDDDPALILGRELLGFPKKTGTFVFEDNRETVNASITRRDITVMSMTASRGSREPVPPPVFNNKTFNYGGLGQFMSFSAVWMFRPKEVIHESFRADIKLTVNDSAYDPLARLVDGEPRNGRIVTIDIPGGSPYMLPVGLAGPFVFGRTFNMRFR
- a CDS encoding GDYXXLXY domain-containing protein codes for the protein MRPLIKGIIIAVVQVGLVGTLGAKLLYDRTTLPRVWVQTVPYDPNLPIRGRYVRLQLIVAARGIPAPETPDKNYNRYPVELKVENGRLSAEVKAEERRRSGNNRYVRQTMAGSENVAVLDEPVAFFIPEHIPDPSRRQAGEKLWVETTIPEKGPPRPIRLGVSSNDGPILPLDIR
- a CDS encoding glycerol dehydrogenase, coding for MLKKVMFPGKYIQGAGALSELPALIRLFGRQGLILASPTARKTVLAESGLDLQTPGLPVERFSGECCEAELSRVAAVIREKGVDVLVGMGGGKTIDTAKIAADRAGIPVLIVPTIASTDAPCSGCAVLYSAQGVFASVYYQKSNPAAVLVDTAVIARAPARFLVAGMGDALATWFEARSCHATQSANECGGLCTLTGLNLARLCYDTLLSHGPDAKIAAEGHIVTPALEHIVETNILLSGVGFESGGLAAAHAVHNGLTALEETHAYYHGEKVAFGVLAGLQLTDAPPAETAAVYAFCEAVGLPTTLAGIGLKTPDRGRLMTAAEKTCEPGSSIHHEAGDITSEKVLHAMLAADAIGENRNNRRKP